The proteins below are encoded in one region of Dioscorea cayenensis subsp. rotundata cultivar TDr96_F1 chromosome 18, TDr96_F1_v2_PseudoChromosome.rev07_lg8_w22 25.fasta, whole genome shotgun sequence:
- the LOC120282550 gene encoding type IV inositol polyphosphate 5-phosphatase 9-like translates to MPSSSSVLSSPSSMKDKQKKGEVMWPRLVANKLLGRQLGSYSFMADYPSFDIMQEMEDLNSISNPKKIFNHKDTQKYKVFVSTWNVGGVPPTDNLELEDWLDTKNNAYDIYVLGFQEIVPLSAKNVLGAEKSKVAMKWNSLIRATLNKSLSNSQRCEELKVGERVKVYPVKDGCKFTTQDFRCIISKQMVGIFVSVWVRGDLRRFIGYPSVSCVGCGIMSCLGNKGSVSVRFRLHETSFCFVCCHLASGGKEGDEMLRNSDAVEIFSRTGFPRGPFLDQPKKILDHDRVVLFGDLNYRISLPEESTRSLVAQKEWNTLLEKDQLRGEVSEGRAFDGWHEGPILFSPTYKYYPNSDEYYGCIQRKKGEKKRSPAWCDRILWRGNGLKQCLYDRCEAKLSDHRPVRAIFTAEVEVLRSANSLKSFFMSDRFHHIQDPLELFSNEDYSLNRRSSLEL, encoded by the exons ATGCCTTCATCCTCCTCAGTACTCTCTTCTCCATCCTCCATGAAagacaaacaaaagaaaggagaa GTCATGTGGCCAAGGTTGGTGGCAAACAAGTTGTTAGGAAGGCAATTAGGAAGCTATTCATTCATGGCTGATTACCCGAGCTTCGATATTATGCAAGAGATGGAGGATTTGAATAGTATAAGCAATCCAAAGAAGATATTCAATCACAAGGACACAcaaaagtacaa AGTTTTTGTTAGTACTTGGAATGTTGGAGGTGTTCCTCCCACTGATAATCTTGAGTTGGAGGATTGGTTGGACACAAAGAATAACGCCTATGACATTTATGTTCTtgg GTTTCAAGAGATAGTTCCACTGAGTGCAAAGAATGTCCTTGGAGCAGAGAAGAGTAAGGTAGCCATGAAATGGAACTCACTCATTAGAGCAACACTAAATAAGTCCTTATCAAACTCACAAAGATGTGAAGAACTTAAGGTAGGGGAGAGGGTGAAGGTTTATCCAGTAAAAGATGGATGTAAATTCACAACACAAGATTTCAGGTGCATCATTAGCAAGCAGATGGTTGGAATTTTCGTCTCCGTTTGGGTGCGAGGCGATCTCCGGCGATTCATTGGATACCCGAGTGTTTCTTGCGTCGGTTGTGGCATAATGAGTTGTCTTGGAAACAAG gGATCGGTATCGGTTCGGTTTCGGTTGCATGAAACAAGCTTTTGCTTTGTGTGTTGTCATTTGGCATCAGGAGGAAAAGAAGGAGATGAAATGCTTAGGAATTCAGATGCTGTGGAGATCTTCTCAAGGACTGGTTTCCCAAGAGGACCTTTTCTTGATCAACCAAAGAAGATACTTGATCATGA TAGGGTAGTCTTGTTTGGTGATTTGAATTATAGAATTTCATTGCCTGAAGAGTCTACAAGGTCATTGGTGGCACAAAAGGAATGGAACACATTATTAGAGAAAGATCAA TTGAGAGGTGAGGTTTCTGAAGGCCGAGCTTTCGACGGTTGGCACGAAGGACCGATACTCTTCTCTCCGACTTATAAATACTACCCCAACTCTGATGAATATTATGGTTGCATACAAAGGAAGAAAGGCGAAAAGAAACGATCTCCGGCATG GTGTGATCGAATACTTTGGCGTGGAAATGGATTGAAGCAATGCTTATATGATCGATGCGAGGCAAAACTATCCGATCATCGACCGGTGAGAGCAATCTTTACTGCTGAAGTTGAGGTTCTAAGAAGTGCAAACTCACTGAAGAGCTTCTTCATGTCTGATAGATTTCATCATATTCAAGACCCTTTGGAGCTCTTCTCAAATGAAGATTATTCATTGAatagaagatcaagtttagagctaTAA